Proteins from a genomic interval of Microbacterium abyssi:
- a CDS encoding MarR family winged helix-turn-helix transcriptional regulator has translation MPRPRPLPIDPLAEAKRQWLAHGWTDAADGMTAVVSVMRAQQLLLARVDAALKPFALSFARYEMLRLLAFSRSGSLPLSSVVARLQVHATTVTSTAERLVRDGLILREPHPHDGRAAMLSLTDAGRDLVERATAALNSQVFSAPGMSAEDTTGLVGIVARLRRDAGDFTEPRPQPDPL, from the coding sequence GTGCCACGTCCCCGTCCTCTCCCGATCGATCCGCTGGCCGAGGCCAAGCGGCAGTGGCTCGCGCACGGGTGGACGGATGCCGCCGACGGCATGACCGCCGTCGTCTCCGTCATGCGCGCACAGCAGCTTCTTCTCGCCCGGGTGGATGCTGCGCTGAAGCCCTTCGCGCTTTCGTTCGCGAGGTACGAGATGCTGCGGCTGCTCGCGTTCAGCCGATCGGGCAGCCTCCCGCTGTCGAGCGTGGTCGCGCGCCTGCAGGTGCACGCCACGACCGTCACAAGCACGGCGGAGCGTCTGGTGCGCGATGGGTTGATCCTGCGCGAGCCGCATCCTCACGATGGTCGTGCCGCCATGCTCAGCCTCACCGACGCCGGTCGGGATCTCGTCGAGCGCGCCACAGCGGCGCTCAACAGTCAGGTGTTCAGCGCCCCGGGCATGAGTGCAGAGGACACCACCGGTCTCGTCGGGATCGTCGCCCGGCTGCGCCGGGATGCCGGGGACTTCACCGAGCCGCGTCCACAGCCGGACCCGCTCTGA